The Streptococcus equi subsp. equi nucleotide sequence GCCTTGTGTTTGCCATCTTATTTTATCGTTATCTTCTTCATTTGTTGTCAAGATCAATCCTTCAGCGATTCCGAAAATCTGTTGTAGTTTAACATCAAAAACTTTTTCAATTTTTTCTGCCAACCAAGGTTCCAAAACTGAACCTCCGACTTGTATAACCTCCAAAGAGGAAAGATCATACTCTTCATACTCTAAATAATCCATACAAATATTGGCAATTGCAGGAACAAATCCTGTTATCGTAACCTTTTCTTCCTCAATTAAAGGTAAAATTTCATCAGGGCTTGTCACATTGCACAAAACCACCTTTCCGCCTTTTGCAAAAGTACCCATTATCCCTGGACACCCCAAAGGAAAATTATGAGCTATTGGCAAAGAAGCAAGATATACACTTTCCTGATTTACGTTACACCGGTCCGTCGTTTTCTTTGCAACATAGATATAATCGCAATGTCTTCTTGGAATCAGTTTCGGTATTCCTGTTGTACCGCCAGATAATAACAATAATCCTATGCTCCTGTAATCGACATCCGGATATTTATAGAAACAATCATTCTCAATAAGTGACGAAAAATTTTTATATTCTTCACTTTCTCCAAGAATATAAATCTCCAAGTTCGTATTTAATTCAGATTTCATATCCCGAACCATATCCACATATGAAAAACCTAAATATTTATCCTTTGAAATATATGCTACCGCCTCAGACTTTTCTATAATACCCTTTAATTCATTCTTTCGATGTGCAGGCAAACTCATAATCGGAATAATTCCTGTTTTAAACATTGCAAAAGATATCACTATAAATTCATAACAATTTGGAAGCTGTAATACAATCTTATCTCCTTTTTTAAAACCTGCTTTAAGTAGTCCATTAGCATACTTATTCGAAAGTTTATCAAGCTCATCATAAGATAAGTTTAATTCTCCATCTACAATCGCTGTTTTATCTTTATACGTTTCCGCACAGTTCGCAACAAACTCTCCCAAGGTCACATGTTCCCAAACATTGTCATCATAATTTTTTTCTAAATTTTCTTTCAATTCTATATTCATACTTCCTCCTATATGCAAATTGCTCCAAAATATTTCGATGAAATGCTGAATGCTATCAAATCTTTATTACTCCTTTTTACCTTATCTTCAATTTTTATTCTCTGATTGTCGATATAAATAACTTCTATTTCTTTCGGATTTCTTATAAGACCATATCCTTCATATTTTAGGTAGGCTTCTTTTGCTGTCCAATATCTATAAAACATTGGTATATTACTGCCTATATTCTTAATCTCTCTGGATGTAAAGCAATTTTCAAGTATATCTTCAAACGCAAAGCCATCATTCACTTTTTCAATGTCTATTCCAAGCTCTTTCTTTGAAAAACCAATTACTACAAATCCATCCGTATGTGAAATATTAAATTTCACTCCACTTTTATTTTCAATATATGGTTTATTATGCTTATCTCTAAAAGAAACTATATTTTCAATTGGAACACCTAATATCATTTCAAAGACTTTGTTTAAAAGACTTCTTGAAACTGCAAAATTTATTTTCGCAACTTCCGACTTATATGCATCAAGTTTTTCAATTTCTTCTTCTTTCAAAAAATTTTTCAAATCTTTTATCATAAATTCACTTGTGTTAGATGTAACTAACACCATATCAAAAAAATTAGTAACCTACTTATATCAATTAAACTTCGTAGTTCTTTTTTATCTGAAATTTCTATTCTATATATTTTCATTGGAATAAACAAATTCTTCAATTGCTTTTATCACACTTTCAGGAGATGTATTTACAAACATATGCTTGCCATTAATATATCTGTAAGAGAATTCTTTCGTCGTATAATCTTGCCATTTTAAAAGTTCTTCAAGTTCCATTTCTTCATCAATATCACCCATCAGACCTAAAATCTTGCTATTCAATTTTTCCCCTTTTGTATCCTGGTAGTCCTCATCGATAATAAAATCGGCTCTTAGTGTTGGTAAAAAAATCCCAATCAAATCTTTATTGTCTAATATCTCATTTGGAGTACCATCATATCTTCTTAACCCTTCAATAAATCCTTCATCATCTAAATGATAAATCGGATTCGGTTCCTTATAGCAAGGGGCTCGCCCAGCTGATATGATAATTCCATTCGGATTTGGTAACCCATTTTCTTTAATTTTCAGAGCCAATTCATAAGCAATCTTAGTTCCCATACTATGCCCGAAAAAATAATAAGGTGAGTTAAAATCAAAAGTCATTTTTAAGTCTTCAAACAATCCTTTTACAAGTTCTTCTATGTTGCTAATTGCTTTTTCAGAAAACCTGTTTTCTCTCCCTGGATACTGTGCAACGAAGAGATTTATATCTTTAAATTGATTACCCCATCTTCTGAATGATGATACTCCACCACCTGCAAATGGAAACACAAATAAACTAGCTTTCGTGTTTTCCATTTCTTTATTAACGTATTCGAACCACATTCCCATCAAAACACCTTCCATCTGATTATTAATATACTACTAGAACTATTATTGTTAGATACATCTAACAATAATAGTTTAATCCTTCTAACATAAAAAGTCAATACATTTACACTGTTTTATAGTTATATTTTCTATATCTAAAAGGCTTGAAGAAACTAAGTTATATACCTTTTATAATTATCAAAAAATAAAGAACATACAATTTTAAAAATTAATTGCATGTTCTTTCTCTTATATCTTGTCTTCAAAATATTTTTAATTTTATTGAAAGTATCCTTTGATATTATGTGTTCAATTTGACAGGCTTCTATTTCAGCTATCTTCTCATCTACACCAATATGTTTAAAAACTTGTGTCAAATAGATATGTTTTTCATATAACTCGACTGCTAAAGTCCTTCCCTTTGATGTAAATCTAACAATTTTATCATCACCATATTTAATGTAACCCTTTTTTTCAAGATTTCTCAACATATGTGTTACAGTTGCTCTTGCAACCCCAAGTTTATCTACTATATCTATATTTCTTACTTCGTCTCGCTCTAAGTATAGAGTATAAATATTTTCCAAATAATTTTGTTCTACATATTCCTTATGATATATTTTATTCATAAACTCATCTAACTTATCCCTTCTAATTATTCTTTAAATCAACATTCTTATTATTGTTATACTACTTTTTTTTATACCAAATTTTATCATAACCAATCATAAACATAAAAATTCCGAATACTTCATACCATATATTCGCTAATTCATTATATATGTTTTTTTCTTTTTGAGCAAGCACAGTAAATGCATATGCACTTACGAAAAAAATTGACATAGCCCTTGCTTTTGCATCGGACTATTTTCCTCAATTTTAGCTTGTTGGGGGAATCCCCAAACCCCTGTGAAATCAATCTTATTTGTAATTATTATCTTAAATTTTTCCATAAATTTATCCGTATATTACCTCTCTTTCATTGAATTTTTCTCCAACAAATGATATAATACTCTTGAAATTTAAATAAGAATTTTATCTCTTAACAGGAGATTTCTTGACAAAGAAATATAAAAATGAAACCTGTATATCAAGTTTGTACTTGATTTTACAGGTTTTTTCTTTTGTAAACTTTTAATACATCTATGAATTGGAGGTTATACTATGGCAAACAGAACAAGAAATAATGGAATATACCTTATGCTTTCTGATGATGAACTTGAAATTTTGAATAAAAAATATGAACTGTCCGGTTGTAAAAGTTTAAGACAGTTTATTATGAAGTGCATCCTTGAAAAAGATATTTTTGTACTGGATATGAAAGTGTTTAAGGAGATGTCTACAAATATCGGAAGGATTACAGGTAGCATCAATCAGATTGCAAAAAGGGTAAATTCAACTGCTGTAATTTACAAAGATGACATCAATGATTTGAAAAAGCTCTTGGAAAAACAAGGAAAAGACATCTACTTTCTTCGTAAAAAGCTATATGAATTAGGGAATTTTGGAACAAGTGGTACGGAGGAAATCTAATGGCAGTTACAAAAATTCATCCGATAGAAAAAACACTTTATCTAGCATTAGACTATATTATGAATGAAGATAAAACCGATGAAAAAATCCTTATCTCCTCTTTTGGCTGCAATCCCAAAACAGCCCATCTTGAATTTGAACATACAAAAAAAGAATGTAATTCCAAAGCAAAAATCTTGGCAAGGCATCTAATTCAAGCCTTCGCTCCAGGAGAAACTACACCTGAGCAGGCACACCAAATCGGACTGGATCTATGTGAGAGAGTCTTGAGGGGAAAGTATGAATATGTCCTTACAACACATATCGACAAGGGGCATCTACACAATCATATTCTGTTTAACAATGTCAGCTTTGAAACAGGAAAGGCATATCAAAGTAATAAGAGAAGTTATCATCAAATCCGAACGGTCAGTGATGATTTATGTAGAGAAAATGGCTTGTCAGTTATTGATGAAAACTACAAAAAATTTAAAAACAGATACTCTACAAATGGTAAAACCTATATGGAATATACCGAATTTAAGAAAGGAAACTCTTGGAAGAATAAACTACAACTTACTATTGATAAAGCTGTTTTAAAATCCAAAACTTACGAGGAATTTCTAAAGACAATGGAGGATTTCGGTTATGAAATCAAAATAGGAAAATACCTTTCCTTCCGACATAAAGATAAAAGAGATAAGGGAAGATTTACCAGAGCGAAAGCATCTACTTTAGGGGAAGATTATACAAAAGAGAGAATCAAGGAACGAATCGAAGATTCAAATAAGCAAAATATTTATGTTAATCAGGAATATCATTATGAAAAACGCTCCTACAAGAAACCGGATACTATTGTAGATATGAAAAACAATGAAAAGGTAAAATCATCTAAGGGATATGAAGTATGGGCAGGTAAACATAATATGAAAACTATGGCATCTGCCTTAAATGAAATGAGAAAATCAGGTATTAACTCCTACGAGGAATTAGATTTAAAATTAAAGAAAGTGGCATCAGATAGACAACAATTATTGGATCATATAAAGCAAATAGAAAAAGAAATGAAGTCCATTTATTCTGTAATAGAAAATAAAAATACGATTTCTGAAAATCAACTAACCTATGATATGTATATAAAAGATAAGGAAAACAAAGCCTTTTATGAAGAATATAAATCACAGATCATCGCCTATGAAACAGCTATGAAAAGTCTTAAAAATTCAAAGCTTCAAACATTGAGCATTAAAAATTTATCTGATAAATATATGCTTTTAGAACAAGAAAAAACTACACTTATGGGAGAATATTCCTCTCAAAACTCTATGCTTCGCAAGCTGCAACAAGCAAAGAAAAATACAGATTTATACCTTGATAACAGCCTTGAAAAATAAAAAAAGAAGGAGATTATCCCTACCCATATTTCAGGTAAGAATAATCTCCTTACTTGCTCTCAAATTGATAAAAGTATATTTTCTACAATATTTCACAATAATATTTTCTTATTTGTCGTGTGTTTCTACAAGATAGTCCTCTCTTCTTTTCCACACAACCAAAGAAATAATAGCGATTATAATATAATTGACCACTTGATTCATAAAGCTGTTGTTTAAAAGTGGCAGAAAATAGGATTTTTCAGTTGTAATAAATCCATTCACCAGGAGGCAATATACAATCATAGAGCTAAAAAATGAAATAGCTAAATTTAAGATTTTCCCTAACACTCTAAATTTTTTGTGTATGAACTGAAATAGAATAGAATATATTATTACTACCAATATTGCTGCCAGAATATCCCAAAAATATATAGCATATCCGGATGAGAATTTCACTGAAAAGTAGTGGTGGGTATAGTACCAGCTTGCTATAAATACCACAAGTTTATCCAGTGCAAACAGGCTAATTTTTACAAATGTTGCTCCTGCAAATAGAATGACTCCCAAATATAGTATAATTAAGGCTATAAAAGAATAACCAATCCAATCATATCATTCACCTCTCTATCAAAATAATCTTCTTTTTCTTATAATATAACGCTCCTGTTATAGTTTATCAAACCTTTATTTTTCCATTTCTAATAAAAAAACAAAGAAAAATAGTGGATAAACAGCCCTATCAGCTATTTACCCACTATTTTTATAATTTTATCTCTCTATATTTTTATCTTTTTTGACACTGACCTGTTCCTTTGATTTTTCGCCTGCCTTTTCCTTATACTCTTTTAACTTGCCAAGTGCTGACGGTTTCTTTACATCCTTTGCATTTTGATTTGTTTTGCTCTGTTCTTTGGCTTTTAACAGCTTTGCAGAATAAACTTTAAGAGATGTATATTCCTTTCCGTCCTTTCCCTGACTGATTTTTTCTTTTCCGAATACATGAACAAAATCTCCTTTTTTCAAATTTTCTACACTACTTACCTTATCGTTATAGGCTAAACAGTTGGTATATTTTACATTTCCCTCCTTGTCATTTTCAGCAACTGCAAAACTTGCAACAGTAAAATCTCTACCATCTTTCGATGTCAAATTTTTAATGTCTATATCTGAAGCAATATTGCCATTGATATTTACAGTATTTGCTTTTTCCTTATTTTCATTTGACTTCTCACTCGTAGTATTATTGTCCTCCTTTACATTTTCCTCATCGGATAAAACACTATTCTTATCCTGTATTTCGCTTTCTAAATCAGGTGCTTCAATCTCATTTTCATCTATATAATGATAAAATTTTTCATCAACCAAACCCATAATTTTATCATTCATATAATTATCATAAGCAGCATCAAGAGTATCCTCATTTTCTATTCCTGTTTCAAGAGACAGAATTCCTTTGACAAAATCGCTATGATTATACTCTGCTAAAAAAGATAAGGTCTCTTTCATCGTTTCAAAATTATTGTTTTGTATATCGGAAATGCTTTTTAAATCATTTGCATATCGCCCATTATCCCATTCAAATTTTCCGCTTTCCTTGTTTTCTTTAATCCCTGTTGCAAGTACAAACTGAGTACCTGAAAACAGTACCGCCTGATTATCTTTCACATCCAAAACTGTTGTGTTTTCACTTAATGCTGTTTTTACAATATCGCCTTTTTCTAATTTCATATTTTTACCTCCTGTACTTTTACTTGTATGTTTTCTTCTAATTCTTTATCAATAATATTTTTAATACTTTCTTTTATCGCTTCTAAATATCCCTTCCTTTTCAAACTATCATAAAAATCATTAAGGGTATCGAAATCCTCGATACCCTTAATAGTAGATATTGTTAGTTTTATATCCATATCCTCATAACCCGGATATTTTTTTTGATTAAATTCGTATACCTTATTTTTCATTTTAGTGAATTCATCTCTGATATACATAGAGTTAATATTTACATCTGTTTCTAAGAGTTTTTTTATCGTGTTTATAGACAAGGTTTTGGATTTTGGAAACTCTATATTCTCCGGTGTGCGAATTATCGTTTTAAATAAGTTTTCTTCTATTTTTTCAAAATATCTTACGGAATAGTTATACTCCTCATTTTCAAAAAGTTTCTGCATTTCTCTATCCGTTGCTCTAATATTTTTGTGATATTCCAACTATCTAACCTCCTCCTTACACTCTATCTTTCTATCAATATTTTCATTTTGTAGGCCTCCTTTCTTTATCTTTTCTTTGAAGTATCCAAGCCTATCCATTACGGATGCTTTTTCTTTTTTATCCAAATCTCCAAAACTTTGTACTTTACTATCTCTAAAGTCTGCATCATACCTGTCCATTACTCCATCTAAATCCATATCCTTTGAAAGCGGATCATAGAAATTACCATCGTCATCAATTTCAAGTCCAAGTGATGCTTTTAACTTTTCTTCATCCACATATACCAGCTCATTAAAATCCCAAAAACCTATGTTCGTTTTGATTTGTATAAGTTCCTTCGTATCACTTGCATTAAGTGGATCGTAAGTATACTGAAAACTGTCAATTAAAGTATTGTCTACATAAGTGTTCATCTTGTAATTGATTAAATCAAGACTTGTCTGTATCTCATGCTTTTCATCCGGTGTAGTCGTATATGCCAAACCTATATCTGTCAAGTCAGGAAACATTGTATCGAAATCTTCTATACTGTGTGCTTCATCATATTCTTTATTTAGAAAATGAATCAGTTCTTCCTTCACTTCTTCCAAAAGTGGATTTTTCTCCTCTTTTAAATCTCCTTTTTGTCCCATATCAAGCAAATTATTTACCTCAGCAAGTCTTAACGTCTTTTCTTTTAAAAGCTCTGCCTGTGGAAATTTCTTTTTTATTTCAAGCTTCGCCGTTTCAAGTTGATTCTCGGTATCTTTAAGTTTTCCAAGTGTCTGCTCCAATCTCTCAGGCATCCTATCAAGTACATTATCCATTCGGGTGATATTTCCGATTTCATCCGTTCCAAACTCCCCATAATGATTTTCTTCTCCCTTCAGATTGAATTTATACTGATTGGAGAACCTGTCATAATATGCGAACAAATCGAAATTTCTATATTCTCCGATTTTTACTTCCTCAGAACGAAAATCATCTAATTTTTTTATTCCTTTTATCTTGTTTATTAAGAACTCTCCGGCTTGCTTTTTATCGGTATATTTTTTCCCATTTAAAGTTAAAGATGTGAATTTTGATATTGCTTCTTTATCTGCTTTTATCCCCACTTGTTTTTCATTTTCACCCATATTTTCTAAAGTAGTCTGATCATATTTTTCTAGTTTTTCCTCCCTATACGGTTCCACTTTTTCTATATCCTTTTTCAAATTTTCTATTTTTTCTTTTAGACTTTTAATTTCTTTTGGATATACTTTTACAACCTTATCTTCCATTTTATATAGGTTGGATTTAAAATTGGACTCCAGCATTTTAAGTTTACTTACCTCAACATCAAGGTCCATTTTTTCACGAATAAGCGGATTTCCTGTTGCAAGTGCTTTAATCTCCGCATAATTTAATGTAGCTTCATCAATATCCTCCGCTACTCTTACAGGTGTCTTTGAATTCATTATTTGAGATATATAAGTTTGCTTGGTTTCAAGTGTTTGGAAAAGATACGCATCAAAGGTATTTTCCGTAATATAACGAAAGATATGAACATCATCATTTTCATTACCTTGCCTTACAATTCTTCCTTTTCTCTGCTCCAAATCCGCAGGCCTCCAGGGTACATCGAGATCATGGGTAGCAATCAATTTATTTTGAGCATTTGTCCCTGCTCCCATTTTCTGCGTTGAACCGAGAAGCACACGAATTTCACCCTTTCGTACCTTATCGAAAATCTTATCTTTTTCTTTGTTGTTCTTTGCGTTATGAATAAACTCTGTTTCATTTTTAGGAATCCCCATTTTTGTCAGCTTCTCCTTTATATCATCATAAATATTAAATTCACTTGATGGTGTTGACATATCACAAAAAACTAATTGTGTGGACTTCTCATCCCTATATTTATCCCAAATACTGAATATATTATTTACACAGGTATTTACTTTACTGTTCGGATCATCAGGAAGTAATGGATTAATTAACCTTTGGTCAAGTGCCATTTTCTTTCCGTCATTAGTAATCAGAAGCATATTATCGACAGAGGAATCCACCTGTTTTCCTCTAACCTTATCAGCTCTCTCAGAAAAAGTTTCAAGGATTTGTTTTTGTTCTTCTGTCGGTTTGGTTTTTATCGTTTCATAATGAGCATTTGGAACGGGAAGATTTAATACATCAGCAGTCTTTATATCCATAAACTGCTTGACCATATTCATCAGTTCCGGAAGGTTATAAAATTTTGCAAATCTTGTCTTGCTTCGATATCCGTTCCCTTCAGGATTAAGTTCAATTGCTGTAACAGTTTCTCCAAAAGTAGATGCCCAAGAATCAAAGTGTTGCAAGTGCATTTTTTTAAGTTCGTCATATTGGAGATAACGCTGCATGGTATAAAGCTCTGCCATAGAATTGCTCACAGGGGTTCCTGTCGCA carries:
- a CDS encoding conjugative transposon single-strand binding protein: MEYHKNIRATDREMQKLFENEEYNYSVRYFEKIEENLFKTIIRTPENIEFPKSKTLSINTIKKLLETDVNINSMYIRDEFTKMKNKVYEFNQKKYPGYEDMDIKLTISTIKGIEDFDTLNDFYDSLKRKGYLEAIKESIKNIIDKELEENIQVKVQEVKI
- the eqbB gene encoding non-ribosomal peptide synthesis thioesterase type II, whose protein sequence is MGMWFEYVNKEMENTKASLFVFPFAGGGVSSFRRWGNQFKDINLFVAQYPGRENRFSEKAISNIEELVKGLFEDLKMTFDFNSPYYFFGHSMGTKIAYELALKIKENGLPNPNGIIISAGRAPCYKEPNPIYHLDDEGFIEGLRRYDGTPNEILDNKDLIGIFLPTLRADFIIDEDYQDTKGEKLNSKILGLMGDIDEEMELEELLKWQDYTTKEFSYRYINGKHMFVNTSPESVIKAIEEFVYSNENI
- the eqbC gene encoding 4'-phosphopantetheinyl transferase, coding for MVLVTSNTSEFMIKDLKNFLKEEEIEKLDAYKSEVAKINFAVSRSLLNKVFEMILGVPIENIVSFRDKHNKPYIENKSGVKFNISHTDGFVVIGFSKKELGIDIEKVNDGFAFEDILENCFTSREIKNIGSNIPMFYRYWTAKEAYLKYEGYGLIRNPKEIEVIYIDNQRIKIEDKVKRSNKDLIAFSISSKYFGAICI
- a CDS encoding relaxase — encoded protein: MAVTKIHPIEKTLYLALDYIMNEDKTDEKILISSFGCNPKTAHLEFEHTKKECNSKAKILARHLIQAFAPGETTPEQAHQIGLDLCERVLRGKYEYVLTTHIDKGHLHNHILFNNVSFETGKAYQSNKRSYHQIRTVSDDLCRENGLSVIDENYKKFKNRYSTNGKTYMEYTEFKKGNSWKNKLQLTIDKAVLKSKTYEEFLKTMEDFGYEIKIGKYLSFRHKDKRDKGRFTRAKASTLGEDYTKERIKERIEDSNKQNIYVNQEYHYEKRSYKKPDTIVDMKNNEKVKSSKGYEVWAGKHNMKTMASALNEMRKSGINSYEELDLKLKKVASDRQQLLDHIKQIEKEMKSIYSVIENKNTISENQLTYDMYIKDKENKAFYEEYKSQIIAYETAMKSLKNSKLQTLSIKNLSDKYMLLEQEKTTLMGEYSSQNSMLRKLQQAKKNTDLYLDNSLEK
- the eqbD gene encoding salicylate-AMP-ligase encodes the protein MNIELKENLEKNYDDNVWEHVTLGEFVANCAETYKDKTAIVDGELNLSYDELDKLSNKYANGLLKAGFKKGDKIVLQLPNCYEFIVISFAMFKTGIIPIMSLPAHRKNELKGIIEKSEAVAYISKDKYLGFSYVDMVRDMKSELNTNLEIYILGESEEYKNFSSLIENDCFYKYPDVDYRSIGLLLLSGGTTGIPKLIPRRHCDYIYVAKKTTDRCNVNQESVYLASLPIAHNFPLGCPGIMGTFAKGGKVVLCNVTSPDEILPLIEEEKVTITGFVPAIANICMDYLEYEEYDLSSLEVIQVGGSVLEPWLAEKIEKVFDVKLQQIFGIAEGLILTTNEEDNDKIRWQTQGKPISEHDEILIVDEQGKIVGIEEYGELIVRGPYTIYGYYNLPEVNETCITQDCYFKTGDKARKLKDGNYQIVGRIKEIINRAGEKITPLELEEILLTHENINSVQVVGLPDRLQGESIAVFILNGDKELTLEEVRKFLISNNVADFKLPDTVKYIDAWPLTALGKIDRNKLKETF
- a CDS encoding conjugative transposon mobilization protein, producing the protein MANRTRNNGIYLMLSDDELEILNKKYELSGCKSLRQFIMKCILEKDIFVLDMKVFKEMSTNIGRITGSINQIAKRVNSTAVIYKDDINDLKKLLEKQGKDIYFLRKKLYELGNFGTSGTEEI
- a CDS encoding conjugative transposon single-strand binding protein; this translates as MKLEKGDIVKTALSENTTVLDVKDNQAVLFSGTQFVLATGIKENKESGKFEWDNGRYANDLKSISDIQNNNFETMKETLSFLAEYNHSDFVKGILSLETGIENEDTLDAAYDNYMNDKIMGLVDEKFYHYIDENEIEAPDLESEIQDKNSVLSDEENVKEDNNTTSEKSNENKEKANTVNINGNIASDIDIKNLTSKDGRDFTVASFAVAENDKEGNVKYTNCLAYNDKVSSVENLKKGDFVHVFGKEKISQGKDGKEYTSLKVYSAKLLKAKEQSKTNQNAKDVKKPSALGKLKEYKEKAGEKSKEQVSVKKDKNIER
- the eqbA gene encoding iron-dependent repressor protein, which gives rise to MNKIYHKEYVEQNYLENIYTLYLERDEVRNIDIVDKLGVARATVTHMLRNLEKKGYIKYGDDKIVRFTSKGRTLAVELYEKHIYLTQVFKHIGVDEKIAEIEACQIEHIISKDTFNKIKNILKTRYKRKNMQLIFKIVCSLFFDNYKRYIT